One Ferribacterium limneticum genomic window, CATCATCATCATGACCGACGCGGACGTCGACGGCGCGCACATCCGCACTCTGCTGCTGACGCTGCTCTATCGCCAGATGCCGGAGCTGATCGACCGCGGCTACGTCTACATCGCCCAGCCGCCGCTCTACAAGGTCAAGCATGGCAAGACCGAGCGTTACCTCAAGGACGATCTCGAATACAACCAGTTCCTGCTCAACATGGCGCTCGACGAAGCTGTCCTGACACCGCGTGTCGGGGCCGAGCCGATTACCGGCCCGGCCCTTGAAGGTCTGGCCCGTTCGTGGCTGGCCACCGAAGCCGTCATCGATCGCCTGTCGCACCTGATCAATCCGGAAGTGCTGCAGTCCATCGTTCGTCACAATCTGGCGGTCGACCTGTCGAGCGAAGAAAAAACGCGGGCCAGTGCCGAACTGATCGCTTCCTTCATCCCGGCTGGCACGCGCATGGTGCCGAAATACGACGACATCCAGGAACGCTGGACCCTGCGCGTCGAACGCATGCACCACGGCAACCTCAAGGTCGGCCTGATCGACGAAGATCTGCTGCTCTCCGGCGATTTCATGCAGTTGCGCCGCACGGCCGAAACGCTGGCTGATATGTTCGGCGCCGGCGCCATCATGGCGCGTGGCGAGAAAAAACAGGTCGTGACCAACTTCGGCGACGCCATGAAGTGGTTGCTCAACGAAGTCGAACGCGGCATCGCCAAGCAGCGCTACAAAGGTCTGGGCGAAATGAACCCGTCGCAGCTTTGGGAAACGACGATGGACCCAAAAGTCCGCCGCCTGCTGCGTGTGCAGATCGACGATGCCATCGCCGCCGACGAAATCTTCACGACCCTCATGGGCGAGGATGTCGAGCCGCGTCGGGCCTTCATCGAAACCAACGCCTTGAGCGCCCGGGTCGATATCTGATCTAAAATTTTTCGGAAAGACGCTCGTTGTTCCGAGGACAGAAAGGCCCCGATTCGGGGCCTTTCCTTTATCTCCGGATTTGCTTCAACGCCGCTTAATTCCGGCGATTATTCAACTGGTTTTTGGCGGCACTGTAGCTGGCGACGCAGTAGGGCACGATGAAATTGAGCGCGACGTGGTGCCAGGAAATTCCAGACCATGAAATGAGTGCCTCGCCCTGATTGATCGCGTTCAGTAGGCTGCCGACGACGAGCGCAATGCGGATGGCGTTGGTGACGATGGGGCGGGAAAGTGCGGTGCTGAGGGTTTCGTTCATCGAGGCGGTGACGCTGGTATTTGCAGGGCTTGGTTCATTTTGACAAGGAATTCGGTATGCGGGTAGTGATTCAACGGGTCAAGGCGGCCAGTGTCACGGTCAACCGGAAAATTTGCGGAAAAATAGAATCGGGCCTGCTCGTGCTGGCCGGGTTTGAAGAGTCCGATACCGCTGCCGATCTGGCCTGGATGGCCGGCAAGATCGTTCGCCTGCGGCTGTTTGCCGACGCCGATGGCGTGATGAATCGCAGCGTCGTCGAGGCTGGCGGGGAGATCCTTGCCGTCTCCCAATTCACGCTTTATGCCTCGGTCAAGAAGGGCAATCGGCCGTCGTGGAGCCGGGCGGCGTGCGGTGATGTATCGCAGCCGCTGTTCGAGCAATTTGTCGTCAGGCTGGCAGCTGAACTCGGCAAGCCGGTGCCGACCGGGGTGTTCGGGGCAGACATGGAGGTCAGCCTGATCAACGACGGCCCGGTGACCCTGACTATCGATTCGAAGGCGCCGGAGTAGGCGGTTCAAGCGCTGGCGACGGCCGCGTGCAGGCGGCTGATGCCGTCGAGGCCGCCGATGGCCAGCCCGATGCCGTTTGCCGGGTCGGGCACTTCCGGTTCGCCGGGATTGATGCGGATGAGTTGGCCGCCGCAGTTCTCGGAAAAATGGCGGACTGTCGGGATGTTCGTCCCGGCGCCGATTTCGATGCAAACCAGACGTTCGACCGTGGTTAGCCATTGTTGCAGGCGCTGGTATTGCAGCTTCGTGCGTCGCTGCACCCAGCCCCAGTCGCCGAACATCAAAATGTTGGGCCGGGCGAGGGCGCCACAGTGCGTGCAATGCGGTAATTCACCGAGCAGGCGGCAGTTGGCGGCATCGATTTCGGGCTGAAAGGCATCGGCCGGCCAGATCTGCTCGCCGCAACCGGCGGCGCATTGCAGGTGGTGGATGCAGCCGTGGATTTCACAGACCTGGTCGGTGGCGAAGCCGGCTTTCTGGAATTGGCCATCGACGTTGCTGGTGAAGGCGAGGATACCGTGCGCCATGTCTTTCGCCAGGTCGAGGAGCATCGCAAAGCCGGCGTGCGGTGCGGTTTTTCGGTAGAGATCAAGGCGATGGCCGTAGAAGCCCCAGGCGAGGCGCGGGTCAGTTTCGAAGGCGGCCGGATTGGCGATCGATTCAAAGGCGATCCTAGCCCTGCCGAGTGCCGGATAGACCGACCAGAAACCGCCCGGCCCGCGAAAGTCGGGCAGCCCGGAATCTATGCCCATGCCGGCCCCAGCGGTGATCAGCAGGCCATCGGCTTGCTGCAACCAGTCGGC contains:
- a CDS encoding SIR2 family NAD-dependent protein deacylase — translated: MPDRQPATNIARAADWLQQADGLLITAGAGMGIDSGLPDFRGPGGFWSVYPALGRARIAFESIANPAAFETDPRLAWGFYGHRLDLYRKTAPHAGFAMLLDLAKDMAHGILAFTSNVDGQFQKAGFATDQVCEIHGCIHHLQCAAGCGEQIWPADAFQPEIDAANCRLLGELPHCTHCGALARPNILMFGDWGWVQRRTKLQYQRLQQWLTTVERLVCIEIGAGTNIPTVRHFSENCGGQLIRINPGEPEVPDPANGIGLAIGGLDGISRLHAAVASA
- the dtd gene encoding D-aminoacyl-tRNA deacylase; the encoded protein is MRVVIQRVKAASVTVNRKICGKIESGLLVLAGFEESDTAADLAWMAGKIVRLRLFADADGVMNRSVVEAGGEILAVSQFTLYASVKKGNRPSWSRAACGDVSQPLFEQFVVRLAAELGKPVPTGVFGADMEVSLINDGPVTLTIDSKAPE
- the nrtS gene encoding nitrate/nitrite transporter NrtS — encoded protein: MNETLSTALSRPIVTNAIRIALVVGSLLNAINQGEALISWSGISWHHVALNFIVPYCVASYSAAKNQLNNRRN